In Streptomyces sp. 71268, the DNA window GACCAAGGTGGCCCGTTGAACGCCTCCGCGTAGACGCGACGCACGTCCGTCCGCCGGGCGAGGAGCTCGACACCGGACAGGCGGCGCAGTAGCAAGCCGCTCACGCAACCCTCACCGACTTGGCAGCGGGGTGCAGGGCGGCGTACTCCAGCGGTGCCGACGGGTCGATTGACACATCCAACTGTGCTGGGTCGGCTCCAGCCCGCACCAGTAGGTCGCCGACGGCTGCGATCATCGCCCCGTTGTCGGTGCACAGCGTCAGCGGTGGTACCCGTAGCTCCACGTCCGCGGCGGCGCACCGCTCCTCGGCCAGGGCCCTCACTCGGGAATTCCCCGCGACACCGCCCACCACGACCAAGGTGCGCACATCGTACTGGCGACAGGCAGTCAGCGCCTTGCGCGTCAGGACATCCGCGACGGCCTCCTGGAGGGAGGCAGCGCCATCGGCCAGGGGGAGTTTCTCGCCTCGCTGGCGGTGCTGCTCGGCCCAGCGAGCGGCTGCCGTCTTCAGGCCGGAGAAGGAGAACCCGTACGGGTGCTCCTTCGACCCCAACAGTGGACGGGGGAAGGCGACGGCACACGGATTGCCTGCCCGGGCGGCTTGGTCGATCGCCGGGCCGCCCGGGTAGGGGAGGCCGAAGACTCGGGCGACCTTGTCGAAGCACTCGCCGGCGGCGTCGTCGATGGTGTCGCCCAGGTGCAGGATCGGATGACGCACCAGGTCGCGCACCAACAGCAGCGAGGTGTGACCGCCAGAGACGATCAGGACCATGCACGGGTCGGGCAGCGGCCCGTGCTCCAGGGTGTCTGCCGCCACGTGCCCGGCTAGGTGGTGTACCCCGTAGAGAGGTACTCCCGCGGCGTAGGCCAGGGACTTCGCGCCGGCCAGGCCGACTTGGAGGGCACCGGACAGACCCGGGCCGGTGGTCACCGCTACGGCATCGATGTCGTGCATGCCGAGCCCTGCCTGTCCGAGAGCCTCCTTCACGACGGGGTTGAACGCTTGGAGGTGAGCACGGGCGGCGATCTCCGGGACCACGCCGCCGAAGCGGGCGTGCTCGTCCATGCTCGACGCCACGACATGCGCCAGCAGCCGGCCGCCGGAGACGATCCCTGCCCCTGTCTCGTCGCACGACGACTCG includes these proteins:
- the tsaD gene encoding tRNA (adenosine(37)-N6)-threonylcarbamoyltransferase complex transferase subunit TsaD — protein: MVLGVESSCDETGAGIVSGGRLLAHVVASSMDEHARFGGVVPEIAARAHLQAFNPVVKEALGQAGLGMHDIDAVAVTTGPGLSGALQVGLAGAKSLAYAAGVPLYGVHHLAGHVAADTLEHGPLPDPCMVLIVSGGHTSLLLVRDLVRHPILHLGDTIDDAAGECFDKVARVFGLPYPGGPAIDQAARAGNPCAVAFPRPLLGSKEHPYGFSFSGLKTAAARWAEQHRQRGEKLPLADGAASLQEAVADVLTRKALTACRQYDVRTLVVVGGVAGNSRVRALAEERCAAADVELRVPPLTLCTDNGAMIAAVGDLLVRAGADPAQLDVSIDPSAPLEYAALHPAAKSVRVA